From a single Nostoc sp. MS1 genomic region:
- a CDS encoding phospholipid carrier-dependent glycosyltransferase, protein MYNWHSTASSRWLHPLLLLGWFIIGLGLRFTNLTAKPPWTDEFATLVFSLGNSFLSVPLNQAIAPDILLQPLQPNPAATIGDVIHIMITQDNHPPLYFVLAHLWMNLFPNQEKYVSLFAARSLPALLGAVSIPLSYGLGRLAFRSRLVGHLAAAMMAVSPYAIYLAQEARHYTFAIIWVIASLSCLVIATRHLQNRTLLPLWLIISWVGINALGIATHFFFTLTLCAEALVLIFLAWQQSQQAKTLVFLSSVWWRIYAVALGTAIAGLVWLPSFLENPYRSSLTEWIQTDGISLSLLNPFFQLFAAWVTMIVLLPVESAQLAVVIVSGLIMLIFAIWATPILVRGYKFQLQQPQASLSTQLLTGVVLGAIALFFILTYIFGIDITRGARYNFIYFPAVIILVGASLAVCWHTSQKAVALIWLMGLVSAITVVSNLGYQKYYRPDLLVPIIQQNSQVPVLIATTHKTLVQTGEMMGIARELKPSAQTTTQFLLAHQEQDPNTSTVALENTLQQLQRPFDVWLVNFHAPIAEAAKKCVAQTKPLSDVDGYEYKVYQCR, encoded by the coding sequence TTGTATAATTGGCACTCTACCGCTTCTTCTCGTTGGTTACATCCTCTACTCTTACTCGGCTGGTTTATCATCGGTCTAGGCTTACGTTTTACCAACTTGACAGCCAAGCCCCCGTGGACTGATGAATTTGCCACTTTAGTGTTTAGTTTGGGGAATAGTTTTTTATCAGTACCTCTAAATCAGGCGATCGCACCTGATATTCTCCTCCAACCCCTACAACCAAACCCAGCCGCTACTATTGGGGATGTGATTCACATCATGATTACCCAGGACAACCATCCACCACTGTATTTTGTGCTGGCGCATTTGTGGATGAACTTGTTCCCCAATCAAGAAAAATACGTTTCGCTGTTTGCGGCGCGTTCACTTCCTGCTTTACTAGGTGCAGTTTCCATTCCTCTATCCTATGGCTTAGGTAGGTTAGCTTTTCGTTCCCGCTTAGTGGGACACCTAGCAGCAGCTATGATGGCTGTTTCACCTTACGCAATTTATTTAGCCCAAGAAGCACGCCATTACACATTTGCCATAATCTGGGTAATTGCCTCCTTATCTTGCTTAGTCATTGCCACACGCCACCTGCAAAACCGGACATTATTACCACTTTGGTTAATCATCTCTTGGGTGGGGATTAATGCTTTAGGCATCGCTACACATTTTTTCTTTACTCTGACACTCTGTGCAGAAGCCTTAGTTTTGATATTTTTAGCTTGGCAACAGTCCCAACAAGCAAAAACTTTAGTCTTTCTTTCCTCCGTTTGGTGGCGCATTTATGCCGTTGCTTTGGGGACAGCCATAGCTGGTTTAGTTTGGCTACCGAGTTTTTTAGAAAATCCCTATCGTAGTAGTTTAACAGAGTGGATTCAAACCGATGGCATTAGCTTAAGCTTGCTCAACCCATTTTTTCAGCTTTTCGCTGCCTGGGTAACGATGATCGTGCTACTACCAGTAGAATCGGCACAGCTAGCAGTAGTGATAGTTTCCGGTTTAATAATGCTAATTTTCGCTATTTGGGCAACACCGATTTTGGTGCGTGGCTATAAATTTCAACTACAGCAACCCCAAGCTAGTCTGTCAACTCAATTATTGACTGGAGTAGTATTAGGAGCGATCGCTTTATTTTTCATTTTGACTTATATTTTTGGTATAGATATTACCAGGGGCGCTCGTTACAACTTTATCTATTTCCCGGCTGTAATCATTCTTGTAGGTGCTAGTTTAGCGGTCTGTTGGCATACTTCCCAAAAAGCCGTAGCGTTAATTTGGCTGATGGGATTAGTCAGTGCTATCACTGTCGTTAGCAATTTAGGTTATCAAAAATACTACCGTCCTGACTTGTTAGTCCCGATCATTCAACAAAATTCTCAAGTTCCGGTTCTCATCGCCACAACCCACAAAACCTTAGTCCAAACTGGGGAAATGATGGGTATTGCTAGAGAGTTGAAACCTTCTGCCCAAACTACTACCCAGTTTCTCCTAGCACATCAAGAACAAGACCCTAATACCTCTACAGTAGCCTTAGAAAATACATTGCAACAGCTACAACGACCTTTTGATGTTTGGTTAGTCAACTTCCATGCACCCATAGCCGAAGCAGCCAAAAAATGCGTAGCTCAAACAAAACCCTTATCAGATGTAGATGGCTATGAGTATAAAGTTTATCAGTGTAGATAA
- the pabB gene encoding aminodeoxychorismate synthase component I, which translates to MGDIKTLIIDNYDSYTFNLYQMIAEVNGEFPLVVRNDQLDWHELKQQVFDNIVISPGPGRPEKPKDFGVCQDILKKYLDVPILGVCLGHQGIGHYYGGKIIHAPEPKHGRLSQVYHNNCDLFQDIPSPFRVVRYHSLLVAEELPCCLEKVAWTEEGLVMGLRHRHLPLWGVQFHPESICSEYGYQLLQNFKRITEISLKQNGKYCSTSARKLFSIPHTPPQPPEFTICSRKLDYFPNTEQAFVHLFGEDPHAFWLDSSRVEAGLSRFSFMGGSGGSNSLLIRYRTQSQELIVTQSGKVTRTHESIFDYLKREINRRRCQSEELPFDFNCGFVGYFGYELKAECGAELVHTSSVPDAILLLADRLIAFDHQEQTTYLVYLTPIGETASAPAWFDLMEKRLLTLPPLPPFEGATSQPVTFRLSRSYQTYKNDIYRCLQEIREGETYQVCLTNHLHTDTTPDPLTFYRRLRQINPAPYSAFLRFGDIAIACSSPERFLQIDRQGWVETKPIKGTVRRGKTPEEDFLLCESLRNSEKERAENLMIVDLLRNDLGRVCQVGSIHVPKLMDVESYATVHQLVSTIRGLLSPHMDATDCIRMAFPGGSMTGAPKLRTMEIIDQLEQEARGVYSGAIGFLGLNGAADLNIVIRTAVLTLEQTSIGIGGGIVALSDVEMEFQETILKANALIAAMLLTVHGEFHPSLYRILGMPATANNQPKKVLNEV; encoded by the coding sequence ATGGGCGATATTAAAACACTAATTATCGACAACTACGACTCTTACACCTTTAATCTCTACCAGATGATTGCAGAAGTTAACGGAGAGTTTCCCTTAGTTGTTCGTAATGACCAATTAGACTGGCATGAGTTGAAACAACAAGTTTTTGATAATATAGTTATTTCTCCCGGCCCTGGTCGTCCAGAAAAACCTAAAGATTTTGGTGTTTGTCAAGATATACTAAAAAAATATCTAGACGTTCCTATATTGGGTGTTTGCCTTGGTCATCAAGGAATAGGACATTATTATGGTGGCAAGATAATTCACGCACCAGAACCTAAACATGGTCGATTGAGTCAGGTTTACCATAATAATTGTGATTTATTTCAAGATATCCCTTCACCATTCCGTGTAGTCCGTTATCATTCCTTACTAGTTGCGGAAGAATTGCCCTGTTGTTTAGAAAAAGTGGCTTGGACTGAAGAAGGTTTAGTGATGGGGTTGCGACATCGCCATTTGCCATTATGGGGTGTGCAGTTCCACCCAGAATCTATTTGTAGTGAGTATGGATATCAATTACTGCAAAACTTTAAAAGGATTACGGAAATATCACTCAAGCAAAATGGTAAATATTGCTCAACATCTGCAAGAAAACTTTTTTCGATTCCTCATACTCCGCCACAACCGCCAGAGTTTACTATTTGTAGTCGCAAACTAGATTATTTTCCCAATACTGAACAGGCGTTTGTGCATCTTTTTGGCGAAGATCCTCATGCTTTTTGGCTCGATAGTAGCCGAGTAGAAGCAGGATTATCGCGTTTCTCCTTCATGGGAGGAAGTGGAGGATCAAATAGTTTACTAATCCGTTACCGTACACAATCCCAAGAACTGATTGTGACACAATCGGGGAAAGTGACACGCACCCACGAAAGTATTTTTGATTATCTCAAACGGGAAATTAATCGGCGACGTTGCCAGTCTGAGGAGTTACCTTTTGACTTCAACTGTGGGTTTGTGGGCTATTTTGGCTATGAACTTAAGGCTGAGTGCGGCGCAGAGTTAGTACATACTTCATCTGTTCCCGATGCTATCTTGCTTTTAGCCGATCGCCTAATTGCGTTTGACCATCAAGAGCAAACTACTTACTTAGTTTACCTGACTCCCATAGGCGAAACAGCATCAGCCCCAGCTTGGTTTGATCTGATGGAGAAACGTCTTTTGACACTTCCTCCCTTACCTCCTTTTGAGGGTGCTACATCCCAGCCTGTAACCTTCCGTTTAAGTCGGTCGTATCAAACATATAAAAATGATATCTACAGGTGTTTACAAGAAATTCGTGAAGGGGAAACTTACCAAGTCTGTCTGACAAATCACCTACACACGGATACTACACCTGATCCTTTAACATTTTATCGTCGCTTACGCCAAATTAACCCGGCTCCTTACTCGGCTTTTCTCCGCTTTGGTGATATTGCGATCGCCTGTTCTTCTCCAGAGCGATTTCTGCAAATTGATCGTCAAGGTTGGGTAGAAACCAAGCCAATCAAGGGTACTGTCCGCCGTGGCAAAACTCCCGAAGAAGATTTTTTATTGTGTGAAAGTTTGCGTAACTCGGAAAAAGAGCGAGCCGAAAACTTGATGATTGTTGATTTATTACGTAACGATTTGGGACGAGTTTGTCAGGTAGGGAGTATCCATGTTCCCAAATTAATGGATGTAGAAAGTTATGCCACAGTGCATCAACTTGTCAGCACTATCCGGGGTTTATTATCGCCTCACATGGATGCTACTGATTGTATTCGGATGGCTTTTCCCGGTGGTTCAATGACGGGTGCGCCGAAGTTGAGAACTATGGAAATTATCGATCAACTCGAACAAGAAGCACGGGGAGTTTATTCAGGTGCGATCGGTTTTTTGGGTTTGAATGGTGCAGCAGACTTAAATATAGTCATTCGTACCGCCGTACTTACACTAGAACAAACATCTATTGGTATAGGCGGTGGAATTGTCGCTCTCTCCGATGTGGAGATGGAGTTTCAAGAAACTATCCTCAAAGCCAATGCTTTAATTGCGGCGATGCTGTTGACTGTTCATGGAGAGTTTCATCCCAGCCTTTATCGCATACTAGGAATGCCAGCAACAGCTAATAACCAACCAAAAAAAGTCCTCAACGAAGTTTAG
- the holA gene encoding DNA polymerase III subunit delta, translated as MPIYVYWGEDDFAIAKAVTTLRDRVLDPLWISFNYTTFSPEDSDAPIQALNQIMTPTFGAGGRLVWLMNTNLLQNCPENVLAELSRTLSVIPENSFLLLTSRNKPDERLKSTKLLKQFTTEFREFPLIPPWKTELLIQGVNQAAQTVGVKLTPKSAELIAEAVGNDTRLLYNEMEKLRLYAEDSDRPIQEDTVTRLVRNTTQNSLQLAAAIRVGDTAKALTILADLINAAEPELRIIATLIGQFRTWLWVKLMMESGERNPQAIAQAAEIGNPKRIYFLQQEVQSLSVAQLISCLPLLLELEVSLKQSRPEISILQIKIIELCQVCRRI; from the coding sequence ATGCCAATTTATGTTTACTGGGGTGAAGATGATTTTGCGATCGCCAAAGCTGTAACCACATTGCGCGATCGCGTTCTTGATCCCCTGTGGATAAGTTTTAACTACACTACTTTTTCCCCAGAAGATAGCGACGCACCTATCCAAGCACTAAATCAAATCATGACTCCGACTTTTGGTGCTGGGGGACGGTTGGTTTGGTTGATGAATACTAACCTATTACAGAATTGTCCAGAGAATGTGTTGGCGGAACTGTCGCGTACCTTGTCTGTAATTCCCGAAAATTCCTTTTTATTGCTTACCAGCCGCAATAAACCAGATGAACGCCTAAAATCGACAAAATTACTCAAGCAATTTACTACTGAGTTTCGGGAATTTCCCCTCATTCCCCCTTGGAAGACAGAGTTACTAATCCAAGGTGTGAATCAAGCTGCTCAAACTGTGGGAGTGAAGCTGACACCAAAATCGGCGGAACTTATTGCTGAGGCTGTAGGCAATGATACACGCCTGCTTTACAATGAAATGGAGAAATTACGCCTGTATGCTGAGGATAGCGATCGCCCTATCCAAGAAGATACTGTTACTCGCTTAGTGAGAAATACCACCCAAAATAGCTTACAGCTAGCCGCAGCTATTAGGGTTGGTGATACAGCTAAAGCATTAACTATCTTGGCTGATCTCATCAATGCAGCCGAACCAGAATTGCGGATAATTGCCACCTTAATTGGACAATTTCGCACTTGGTTATGGGTAAAGCTGATGATGGAAAGTGGTGAACGCAATCCGCAAGCGATCGCCCAAGCTGCTGAGATTGGCAATCCTAAACGCATCTATTTTCTTCAGCAAGAGGTTCAATCTCTGTCTGTAGCGCAACTAATTTCTTGTTTACCATTATTACTAGAGCTAGAGGTGAGCCTCAAGCAAAGCCGTCCAGAAATATCAATATTGCAAATTAAAATCATCGAACTTTGTCAAGTATGCCGACGTATCTAA
- a CDS encoding DUF4168 domain-containing protein, with amino-acid sequence MQKILAKTLFFSISASASLLVSTGNLKANAQNQSFNNNEITSYAQAVLAMEPERQQAFGEIKKIVGNGEVPQIVCSEPNSLNNLPGRARDIAVNYCNHSQKIVSDYGLTPDKFNRMTVEIQSNADLKQQVYNALIRLQKNTNSQ; translated from the coding sequence ATGCAAAAAATACTGGCTAAAACTTTGTTTTTTAGCATTTCCGCCAGTGCTAGTTTACTTGTTAGTACTGGAAACTTGAAAGCTAATGCTCAGAATCAATCGTTTAATAATAACGAGATTACTAGCTACGCACAAGCTGTATTAGCAATGGAGCCAGAACGACAACAAGCATTTGGAGAAATTAAGAAAATAGTTGGCAATGGAGAAGTTCCCCAAATTGTTTGTAGTGAACCTAATAGTCTGAATAATTTACCTGGTAGGGCTAGAGATATTGCTGTCAATTACTGTAATCATTCGCAAAAAATAGTTAGTGATTACGGTCTAACTCCTGATAAATTTAATAGAATGACTGTGGAAATCCAAAGTAACGCAGACCTAAAGCAACAGGTTTATAACGCACTCATCCGTCTCCAGAAAAACACCAACTCCCAATAG
- a CDS encoding TM2 domain-containing protein, with amino-acid sequence MANLSPTQTNKQLLAGYCGIIFGGFGIHKFILGYAIEGFIMLVITLVGGTFSYGITLLIMQLIGLIEGMIYLNKTPEEFVNTYIVNKQSWF; translated from the coding sequence ATGGCGAATCTTAGTCCTACTCAAACCAACAAACAATTATTAGCTGGTTACTGCGGTATTATTTTTGGCGGTTTTGGTATTCATAAGTTTATTTTAGGTTATGCCATTGAAGGGTTCATCATGTTGGTGATTACACTGGTAGGTGGAACTTTTTCCTACGGCATTACTTTGTTAATTATGCAGCTCATAGGATTAATTGAAGGCATGATCTACCTCAACAAAACCCCGGAAGAATTTGTCAATACATATATAGTAAATAAGCAGAGTTGGTTTTAA
- a CDS encoding heavy metal translocating P-type ATPase: MQLVPKTQLNPEPTPPLEKIILDVGGMKCAGCVNAVERQLTQQSGVKSACVNLATEVAVVESEVGAVDPDMLAQRLTKAGFPSQPRKPRDQAGESTLEDSAQRQRQQMQAAFRQLIIAGVLLVFSGIGHLGNLGGSIPVLNNIWFHFGLATVAILIPGRPIVVDGWLGWRRNAPNMNTLIGLGTLTAYTTSVVALFFPQMGWECFFDEPVMMLGFILLGRTLEQQARGKAAAAFRQLLALQPQVARLIANPDAEKMGLGANTVEIPAEQVKVGEWLQVLPGDKIPVDGEVSFGQTTVDESMLTGEAVPVIKQPGDTVTAGTINQSGAIAIKATRTGNDTTLAHIVALVEAAQTRKAPIQKLADTAAGYFTYAILTASLLTFIFWYFFGTHIWPDVVMSGGGMPMMSHTAHSPLPTPHSPLLVSLKLAIAVMVVACPCALGLATPTAILVGTGIGAERGLLIKGGDVLERVHQLDTIVFDKTGTLTTGNAVVTDCVVLAEGSGELLSPSSPPTPHSPLPTPYSLLQLAAAVESGTHHPLAKAIQQTAKQQKLSIPEAVDFHTEPGMGVSAVVDGETVLLGNWDWLSWHGITLSETAQQAAQKLATDGKTVVGVAVRETLAGLIGVQDTIRPDAQATVEKLRQMGLRVVLLSGDRTEAANAIAQQLGIDSADVVAGVPPAKKAAFIEELQTKAAKVAMVGDGINDAPALSQADVGIALHSGTDVAMETAQIVLMRDRIGDVVESIQLSRATFNKIRQNLFWAFAYNTLGIPLAAGVLLPNLGFVLNPSGAAALMAFSSVSVVTNSLLLRRLAHR; encoded by the coding sequence ATGCAACTTGTGCCAAAAACTCAGCTTAACCCAGAACCAACCCCCCCATTAGAGAAAATTATTCTGGATGTTGGCGGGATGAAGTGTGCTGGGTGTGTAAATGCAGTAGAGCGACAGCTTACCCAACAGTCAGGGGTAAAAAGTGCCTGTGTGAATCTAGCTACAGAGGTAGCGGTGGTGGAGTCTGAAGTTGGCGCGGTAGATCCAGATATGCTGGCACAGCGACTAACAAAAGCTGGATTTCCTAGCCAGCCCCGCAAGCCTAGAGATCAAGCAGGTGAATCAACTCTAGAAGATTCAGCACAAAGACAGCGCCAACAGATGCAAGCGGCATTTCGGCAGTTAATCATTGCTGGGGTGCTATTAGTCTTTTCTGGAATTGGTCACTTAGGCAATCTTGGCGGCTCAATTCCCGTATTAAATAACATCTGGTTCCACTTTGGATTAGCAACGGTAGCAATATTAATTCCTGGCCGTCCTATTGTGGTTGATGGGTGGTTAGGATGGCGACGTAATGCGCCAAATATGAATACCTTGATAGGATTGGGAACACTCACAGCCTATACAACCAGTGTAGTGGCTTTGTTTTTTCCCCAAATGGGTTGGGAGTGCTTCTTTGACGAACCAGTAATGATGCTGGGCTTTATTCTATTGGGCAGGACATTAGAACAACAAGCAAGAGGTAAGGCGGCTGCGGCATTTAGACAACTGCTGGCACTACAACCACAAGTAGCAAGATTGATTGCTAATCCAGATGCCGAGAAGATGGGATTGGGAGCAAATACTGTAGAAATCCCAGCCGAGCAAGTAAAGGTGGGAGAATGGTTGCAAGTTCTGCCAGGAGACAAAATCCCTGTTGATGGTGAAGTGAGTTTCGGGCAGACAACGGTGGATGAGTCGATGTTGACTGGGGAAGCTGTACCAGTAATTAAGCAACCAGGAGATACAGTAACAGCAGGGACAATTAACCAATCAGGTGCGATCGCTATCAAAGCCACCCGTACAGGCAATGATACCACCCTCGCCCACATTGTCGCCCTAGTAGAAGCTGCCCAAACCCGCAAAGCCCCAATTCAAAAATTAGCCGACACAGCCGCAGGCTACTTTACCTACGCCATCCTCACCGCATCTCTATTAACATTCATCTTCTGGTACTTCTTCGGCACACACATCTGGCCAGATGTCGTCATGTCCGGCGGTGGTATGCCAATGATGAGCCATACTGCCCACTCCCCACTCCCTACTCCCCACTCCCCCCTCCTTGTTAGTTTAAAACTAGCGATCGCCGTCATGGTCGTTGCTTGTCCCTGTGCTTTAGGACTAGCCACACCCACAGCCATACTTGTAGGTACTGGCATAGGTGCAGAACGCGGTTTATTAATCAAAGGCGGCGATGTCTTAGAAAGAGTACATCAGCTAGATACCATAGTTTTCGATAAAACCGGCACTCTCACCACAGGTAATGCAGTCGTTACCGATTGCGTTGTTTTGGCAGAAGGCAGTGGTGAATTATTATCTCCCTCATCTCCCCCCACTCCCCACTCCCCACTCCCCACTCCCTACTCTCTCCTCCAACTAGCCGCAGCAGTCGAAAGCGGCACACACCACCCCTTAGCTAAAGCCATTCAGCAAACGGCAAAACAACAAAAGCTATCAATTCCTGAAGCTGTGGATTTCCATACTGAGCCAGGAATGGGTGTTTCTGCTGTGGTGGATGGTGAAACTGTGCTGTTGGGTAATTGGGATTGGTTAAGTTGGCATGGTATTACTTTAAGTGAAACAGCCCAACAGGCAGCGCAAAAGTTAGCCACGGATGGTAAAACTGTGGTTGGTGTAGCAGTTCGAGAGACTTTAGCCGGACTGATTGGTGTGCAAGATACCATTAGACCAGATGCTCAAGCTACAGTAGAGAAATTGCGGCAGATGGGCTTGCGGGTGGTGCTATTAAGTGGCGATCGCACCGAAGCTGCCAATGCCATAGCGCAACAACTAGGTATTGATAGCGCTGATGTAGTCGCAGGGGTTCCGCCAGCGAAAAAAGCTGCATTTATTGAAGAACTACAAACAAAAGCTGCTAAAGTAGCGATGGTTGGGGATGGTATAAATGATGCCCCGGCTTTATCGCAAGCAGATGTGGGGATCGCTTTACACTCAGGTACAGATGTGGCGATGGAAACTGCACAGATCGTCTTGATGCGCGATCGCATTGGCGATGTTGTGGAATCGATTCAGTTGAGCCGCGCCACCTTCAACAAAATCCGGCAGAATTTGTTCTGGGCATTTGCGTATAACACCCTTGGTATCCCCCTCGCAGCAGGTGTTTTACTTCCCAACCTTGGCTTTGTGCTGAATCCTTCTGGTGCGGCTGCGTTGATGGCATTTAGTTCAGTGAGTGTAGTCACTAACTCTTTGTTATTACGGCGGTTAGCTCATCGTTAA
- a CDS encoding tetratricopeptide repeat protein produces the protein MKFVGRDEELQELHELLQENNQVLTERSRSVAIAAILGMGGLGKTELALQYAMTQRENYKGGLCWLQAKAGDVGVQVVRFARTQLDLNPPEEFDLPAQVQYCWRNWREGNVLLVVDDVTDYQQIKLYLQGVSSRFKVLMTTRKKLGAAIKQLSLDILQPDAALEFLQSLLAETPERIERELDVANQLCEWLGYLPLGLELVGRYLARKPDLSLLKMMGRLKEKRLEQPALVKPEADMREQRGVQAAFELSWQELAEDDKQLDCVLSLFAAAPIPWKLVEQCLPEKDKDELEEIRDDKLLNLHLLQRKGEEIYQLHPLLREFFQSKLTDLEQIEEFKEWFCQVMVAVAQEIPETPTLEEINAVSLAIPHIAEVANNLIQYVSDEYLTWPFIGLSRFYQGQGLYTQAEPWNQQCLSTVQNRFGDNHPSVATSLNNLAELYDYQGKYDQAEPLLLQALELRQRLLGDNHLDVAASLNCLAGLYYSQGKYDQAEPLLLQALELRQRLLGDNHLDVAASLNCLAGLYYSQGKYDQAEPLLLQALELLQRLLGDNHPDVATSLNNLAELYNSQGKYDQAEPMFLQALELDKRLLGDNHPSIATSLNNLAYLYKSQGKYDQAEPLFLQALELHQRLLGDNHPLVATSLNNLAYLYDSQGKYDQAEPLFLQALELRQRLLGDNHPDVATSLNNLALLYNSQGKYDQAEPLLLQALELLQRSLGDNHPLVASSLNNLAYLYNSQGKYDQAEPMFLQALELHQRLLGDNHPLVASSLNNLAYLYNSQGKYDQAEPLLLQTLELRQRLLGDNHPDVATSLNNLALLYNSQGKYDQAEPLLLQALNILERSLGANHPHTVSVRENLALLRDSL, from the coding sequence GTGAAATTTGTAGGACGTGATGAAGAACTGCAAGAACTCCATGAACTTTTGCAGGAAAATAACCAAGTGCTGACTGAGCGTAGTCGAAGTGTAGCCATTGCAGCTATTTTGGGAATGGGTGGACTGGGTAAAACAGAACTCGCCTTGCAATATGCCATGACTCAGCGCGAAAACTACAAAGGTGGACTGTGCTGGTTACAGGCGAAAGCTGGGGATGTGGGGGTTCAAGTGGTGCGGTTTGCCAGAACTCAGCTTGATTTAAACCCACCAGAAGAATTTGATTTACCTGCACAAGTACAATACTGCTGGCGGAATTGGCGTGAGGGTAATGTGCTGCTGGTGGTGGATGATGTTACAGATTACCAGCAAATTAAACTTTACTTACAGGGTGTATCTTCCCGATTTAAAGTGTTGATGACTACCCGCAAAAAGTTAGGTGCAGCTATCAAGCAATTATCTTTGGATATATTACAACCAGATGCAGCCTTGGAGTTTTTACAGTCTTTGCTGGCAGAAACACCAGAGCGAATTGAGAGAGAATTAGATGTAGCAAATCAATTGTGCGAATGGCTGGGGTATTTGCCTTTGGGTTTAGAGTTGGTGGGGCGATATCTGGCGCGAAAACCGGATTTATCCCTATTGAAAATGATGGGGCGATTAAAGGAAAAGCGACTAGAACAACCTGCACTTGTCAAGCCAGAAGCCGATATGAGAGAACAAAGGGGAGTGCAAGCCGCCTTTGAGTTGAGTTGGCAAGAATTAGCAGAGGATGACAAACAATTAGACTGTGTACTCAGTTTATTTGCAGCAGCGCCCATACCCTGGAAATTAGTAGAACAGTGCTTACCAGAGAAAGATAAGGATGAGTTAGAAGAAATTCGGGATGATAAATTATTGAATCTGCATCTACTCCAGCGCAAAGGTGAAGAAATTTATCAACTGCATCCCCTACTGCGGGAATTTTTCCAATCTAAGCTTACAGATTTAGAGCAGATAGAGGAATTTAAGGAATGGTTTTGTCAGGTAATGGTAGCAGTTGCCCAAGAAATTCCTGAGACTCCTACCCTTGAGGAAATCAACGCTGTTTCCCTTGCAATACCACACATAGCTGAAGTAGCAAACAATCTCATTCAATACGTTAGTGATGAATATTTAACTTGGCCTTTTATCGGCTTGAGTCGTTTCTATCAAGGACAAGGGTTATATACCCAAGCCGAACCTTGGAATCAACAGTGTTTATCAACTGTACAAAACCGCTTTGGAGACAATCATCCCTCAGTCGCCACTAGCCTCAACAACTTGGCTGAACTCTACGATTATCAAGGAAAATACGACCAAGCCGAACCCCTGTTACTCCAAGCTTTAGAACTCAGACAACGCCTGCTGGGAGACAATCATCTTGATGTCGCAGCCAGCCTCAACTGCTTGGCGGGACTCTACTATTCCCAAGGAAAATACGACCAAGCCGAACCCCTGTTACTCCAAGCTTTAGAACTCAGACAACGCCTGCTGGGAGACAATCATCTTGATGTCGCAGCCAGCCTCAACTGCTTGGCGGGACTCTACTATTCCCAAGGAAAGTACGACCAAGCCGAACCCCTGTTACTCCAAGCTTTAGAACTCCTTCAACGCCTGCTGGGAGACAATCATCCCGATGTCGCTACTAGCCTCAACAACTTGGCTGAACTCTACAATTCCCAAGGAAAGTACGACCAAGCCGAACCTATGTTTCTCCAAGCTTTAGAACTTGATAAACGCCTGCTGGGAGACAATCATCCTTCAATCGCCACTAGCCTCAACAACTTGGCATATCTCTACAAATCCCAAGGAAAGTACGACCAAGCCGAACCCCTGTTTCTTCAAGCTTTAGAACTCCATCAACGCTTGCTGGGAGACAATCATCCTCTTGTCGCCACTAGCCTCAACAACTTGGCATATCTCTACGATTCTCAAGGAAAGTACGACCAAGCCGAACCCCTGTTTCTCCAAGCTTTAGAACTCAGACAACGCCTGCTGGGAGACAATCATCCCGATGTCGCTACTAGCCTCAACAACTTGGCATTACTCTACAATTCCCAAGGAAAGTACGACCAAGCCGAACCCCTGTTACTCCAAGCTTTAGAACTCCTTCAACGCTCGCTGGGAGACAATCATCCCCTTGTCGCCTCTAGCCTCAACAACTTGGCATATCTCTACAATTCCCAAGGAAAGTACGACCAAGCCGAACCTATGTTTCTCCAAGCTTTAGAACTCCATCAACGCCTGCTGGGAGACAATCATCCCCTTGTCGCCTCTAGCCTCAACAACTTGGCATATCTCTACAATTCCCAAGGAAAGTACGACCAAGCCGAACCTCTGTTACTCCAAACTTTAGAACTCAGACAACGCCTGCTGGGAGACAATCATCCCGATGTCGCTACTAGCCTCAACAACTTGGCATTACTCTACAATTCCCAAGGAAAGTACGACCAAGCCGAACCTCTGTTACTCCAAGCTTTGAATATTTTAGAGCGAAGTTTAGGAGCGAATCATCCTCATACTGTGAGTGTGCGTGAAAATTTAGCACTTTTACGCGATTCTCTCTAA